Proteins co-encoded in one Bremerella sp. TYQ1 genomic window:
- a CDS encoding DUF58 domain-containing protein, translating into MTTAESYLKPEVIRQISRLDLRAQFVVKGFLQGLHASPYHGFSVEFSEHRRYEQGDDPKDIDWLVYAKTDRYYIKKFEAETNITGYLAMDLSRSMAYTYRQEMTKFDYAISLAAALCYLMVHQQDPVGLVTFDTKIRASLPPKSKRKQLGDVLSLLANLKPTGETDIAHSLSQLAAMLKHRSVVMIFSDLLADPDEVMRAIYQLRHRDHDVILFHILDEAEVTFPFDGMVELEDPESNERMKVDASNYRKDYEKEIKAFRDKYRQDCFQAGVDYVELDTSMQFDKALTEYLISRQSRF; encoded by the coding sequence TTGACCACTGCCGAAAGTTATCTGAAGCCTGAGGTGATCCGCCAGATATCGCGGTTGGATCTGCGCGCTCAGTTTGTGGTCAAAGGGTTTCTCCAAGGGTTACATGCGAGCCCCTATCACGGCTTCTCCGTCGAGTTCAGCGAGCATCGTCGCTATGAACAAGGAGACGACCCGAAGGATATCGACTGGCTCGTTTACGCCAAGACCGATCGCTATTACATCAAAAAGTTTGAAGCGGAAACAAACATCACCGGCTACTTGGCGATGGATTTGAGCCGCTCGATGGCGTACACCTATCGGCAAGAGATGACCAAGTTCGACTACGCGATCAGTCTGGCCGCGGCACTCTGCTACTTGATGGTTCATCAGCAAGACCCTGTCGGTTTGGTCACGTTCGATACAAAAATCCGTGCGAGCCTGCCCCCGAAATCAAAACGAAAGCAATTAGGTGACGTTCTTTCGCTGCTGGCCAATTTGAAGCCGACCGGCGAAACCGACATCGCCCACAGCCTTTCGCAGTTGGCCGCCATGCTGAAACACCGTAGCGTGGTGATGATCTTCTCCGATCTCTTAGCCGATCCGGACGAAGTGATGCGGGCCATCTATCAGCTACGCCACCGCGACCATGACGTCATCCTGTTTCATATTCTGGACGAAGCCGAAGTGACATTCCCCTTCGATGGAATGGTCGAACTGGAAGACCCCGAGTCCAACGAACGGATGAAAGTTGATGCGAGCAACTACCGCAAAGATTACGAAAAAGAAATCAAAGCCTTTCGCGATAAGTATCGCCAAGACTGCTTTCAGGCTGGGGTCGACTACGTGGAACTCGACACGAGCATGCAGTTCGACAAAGCCCTGACCGAATACCTCATCAGCCGCCAATCAAGGTTTTAA
- a CDS encoding serine/threonine-protein kinase, with the protein MASDRDQIDEQLALLLDELTERVQKGEAVDLDTVASQHPHLADDLKEVWGAVMLADAVALNVSISQPDVAEEPIPEKLSQLKLPIRFGDYELLEEIGRGGMGVVYKARQVSLNRTVAVKMILKAQLASEDELTRFLSEAESAARLSHPGIVPVYEVGQRDGRYYFSMKYIEGETLSQRLARGPLPSKEAARMMRIISSAVHEAHQHGILHRDLKPSNILIDRNDCPVVTDFGLAKQVTSDVDSITRSGAIIGTPAFMAPEQASGDRGAVGVASDVYGLGTILFAMITGQPPFQGRTPVDVLLKVLEQDPPFPHQVNARVDRDLEMITLRCLQKPIDLRYPDAQLLCQDFEAYLNDEAISARSGQFFQVVSRLFRETHNAQVLENWGLLWMWHSLVLLICCITTQLLQWNNDGHRWHYIAIWTVISGIWAACFWYLRRRMGPVTFVERQIAHVWGAGMIGVACLFPIEWLLGLAPLELSPLLAVISGMVFLIKGGILTGWFYFQALALFACSVPMALYPDAAHILFGVVSASSFFIPGLQYYRQRLRMRRDMPAGAAGSTFAE; encoded by the coding sequence ATGGCCTCCGACCGAGATCAGATCGACGAACAACTGGCCCTGCTGCTGGACGAACTGACCGAGCGTGTGCAGAAGGGGGAAGCGGTCGATCTCGATACCGTTGCGTCGCAGCATCCCCATTTGGCTGACGACTTGAAGGAAGTCTGGGGCGCCGTGATGTTGGCCGACGCAGTGGCGTTGAATGTGTCGATATCACAGCCAGACGTGGCCGAAGAACCGATTCCGGAAAAGCTCTCGCAGCTGAAACTGCCAATTCGCTTTGGCGACTACGAACTGCTGGAAGAGATCGGTCGCGGCGGCATGGGCGTTGTCTACAAAGCTCGTCAGGTGAGTCTTAACCGAACCGTCGCGGTGAAGATGATCCTCAAAGCGCAACTTGCTTCCGAGGATGAACTGACACGGTTTCTCTCAGAAGCGGAATCGGCCGCGCGGCTAAGTCATCCTGGGATTGTCCCCGTGTACGAAGTGGGGCAGCGTGATGGCCGTTACTACTTCAGTATGAAGTACATCGAAGGGGAAACGCTTTCACAGCGACTCGCTCGGGGTCCGCTGCCGTCGAAAGAAGCGGCTCGGATGATGCGGATTATTTCGAGTGCCGTGCATGAGGCGCATCAGCATGGCATTCTGCATCGCGATTTGAAACCTTCCAACATTCTGATCGATCGAAACGATTGCCCCGTCGTTACCGACTTCGGTCTCGCCAAACAAGTTACCAGTGATGTCGACAGCATCACCCGAAGCGGCGCAATCATCGGAACGCCGGCGTTCATGGCCCCTGAGCAAGCCAGCGGGGATCGCGGCGCGGTGGGGGTTGCAAGCGATGTTTACGGGCTCGGGACGATACTTTTCGCGATGATCACAGGGCAGCCGCCGTTCCAGGGACGAACCCCAGTCGACGTGCTGTTGAAGGTCCTCGAACAAGATCCGCCGTTTCCGCACCAGGTGAATGCACGCGTTGATCGAGATTTGGAAATGATCACGCTTCGCTGCTTGCAAAAACCGATCGATCTGCGTTACCCCGACGCGCAGTTGCTTTGCCAGGACTTTGAAGCGTACCTGAACGACGAAGCGATCTCGGCACGGAGCGGGCAATTCTTTCAGGTGGTCTCGCGGTTGTTCCGTGAGACGCACAACGCCCAGGTCTTAGAAAACTGGGGACTGCTATGGATGTGGCATAGCTTGGTGCTGCTGATCTGCTGTATCACGACACAGCTTTTGCAGTGGAACAACGACGGGCACCGCTGGCATTACATTGCCATTTGGACGGTGATCTCAGGGATTTGGGCTGCTTGCTTTTGGTACCTGCGAAGAAGAATGGGCCCGGTCACGTTCGTTGAACGGCAGATCGCCCATGTCTGGGGTGCAGGGATGATCGGCGTGGCGTGTCTGTTCCCGATCGAATGGCTGCTAGGTTTGGCACCCTTGGAGCTCTCACCACTTTTGGCGGTGATCTCCGGAATGGTATTCCTCATCAAGGGAGGCATTCTTACCGGATGGTTCTACTTCCAAGCACTTGCGCTGTTTGCTTGTAGCGTGCCGATGGCGCTGTACCCTGACGCAGCCCACATCCTGTTTGGTGTGGTATCGGCGAGTAGTTTCTTTATTCCAGGCCTGCAGTATTACCGCCAGAGACTACGGATGCGGCGTGATATGCCGGCCGGTGCTGCTGGCTCTACTTTTGCAGAATGA
- a CDS encoding sigma-70 family RNA polymerase sigma factor, protein MWPETDKTQELLQSARDGDTAARDALLQRHRDSLRRMIEMRLDRRIQQRVDASDIVQEVLVDANRRLVDYLQNPKMPFHLWLRHMAKDRIIDAHRRHRVSGKRSVDREQNMNVGFNMDQSSVDLAAQLCDQNTTPGAAATMQELHVRFQAAIEELDDQDREVVIMRHFEQLSNQDVAAALDLTPAAASMRYLRAIRRLRALLGPTAVDE, encoded by the coding sequence ATGTGGCCTGAAACCGACAAAACACAAGAACTTCTCCAAAGTGCTCGCGACGGCGACACTGCGGCTCGCGATGCCCTCTTGCAGCGGCACCGCGATTCATTGCGTCGAATGATCGAAATGCGGTTGGATCGACGGATTCAGCAGCGTGTCGATGCTAGTGACATTGTCCAAGAGGTCTTGGTCGATGCCAATCGCCGGTTGGTCGATTATCTGCAGAATCCAAAAATGCCGTTCCACTTGTGGCTGCGGCACATGGCCAAAGACCGGATTATCGACGCTCACCGTCGTCATCGAGTGAGTGGAAAACGAAGTGTCGACCGCGAACAAAATATGAACGTCGGATTCAATATGGATCAGTCGTCGGTCGACTTGGCTGCCCAACTGTGCGATCAAAACACGACGCCAGGGGCTGCGGCGACCATGCAAGAGCTGCATGTTCGCTTCCAAGCTGCCATTGAAGAACTGGACGATCAAGACCGCGAAGTCGTTATCATGCGACACTTCGAGCAGCTCTCGAATCAAGACGTTGCGGCGGCGCTTGATCTCACTCCGGCGGCGGCCAGCATGCGTTACCTTCGCGCGATCCGTCGTCTTCGTGCATTGTTAGGGCCCACGGCGGTCGACGAATAA
- a CDS encoding carboxypeptidase-like regulatory domain-containing protein has translation MIDRGLQLMSRNPVEASVALAVVMALVLMISSGCGAQSAGEVSGRVFLDDRPLDGAVIQLKPKGNPEAKEVSTDVNNGEFKFSGAQWIKPGEYYVMFTSQQPGAGAIIDGVQTGKGIPAPKAFVPKAYEKKGTLSATISAEGPNKLLFQLKSGGF, from the coding sequence ATGATCGATCGAGGATTGCAATTGATGTCGCGAAACCCAGTAGAAGCGAGTGTCGCATTGGCCGTGGTGATGGCCTTGGTGTTGATGATTTCATCCGGATGCGGGGCCCAATCGGCCGGAGAGGTCTCTGGCCGTGTGTTCTTGGATGATCGTCCCCTCGATGGTGCGGTCATCCAATTGAAGCCCAAGGGTAACCCTGAGGCGAAAGAAGTATCGACCGACGTTAACAACGGCGAATTCAAATTCTCGGGGGCTCAATGGATTAAGCCTGGCGAATATTACGTGATGTTCACCTCGCAGCAGCCAGGCGCCGGAGCGATTATCGACGGCGTTCAAACCGGTAAGGGCATTCCCGCCCCCAAGGCATTCGTTCCCAAAGCATACGAAAAGAAGGGCACCCTCAGTGCGACCATTTCTGCCGAGGGGCCCAACAAGCTACTGTTCCAGCTCAAATCAGGCGGCTTCTAA
- a CDS encoding MoxR family ATPase, whose protein sequence is MQQELQKVIVGQDEVIEQLFAAIFTRGHCLLEGVPGLAKTLMVSTLAKVLDMQFKRIQFTPDLMPSDITGTNVLEEDEDGRRNFRFVEGPVFTNILLADEINRTPPKTQASLLQAMQEREVTVGRETMDLPDPFFTIATQNPIEQEGTYPLPEAQLDRFMFNIIIDYPSLDEEEKILMATTRQEKVEVRKVFSSRAILNIQKLVQSVAVSEYVIKYVARLVRATRPRDSEAPEFIKELVDWGAGPRAGQNLINGGKAIAAMEGRFSVAIEDVKKIAIPVLRHRIGTNFQAQAEGMTNVDVIEKLLQEIPEPKIEKFER, encoded by the coding sequence ATGCAGCAAGAGCTGCAGAAGGTGATCGTCGGGCAAGACGAAGTGATCGAGCAACTGTTCGCGGCCATTTTTACGCGCGGTCACTGCTTGCTGGAAGGGGTGCCAGGTCTCGCGAAGACGTTGATGGTCAGCACGCTGGCCAAAGTGCTCGACATGCAGTTCAAGCGAATTCAATTCACGCCTGACCTAATGCCGTCGGACATCACCGGGACAAACGTGTTGGAAGAAGACGAAGATGGCCGGCGAAACTTCCGCTTTGTCGAAGGGCCAGTCTTCACCAATATCTTGCTCGCGGACGAAATCAATCGTACGCCTCCCAAAACCCAGGCCTCGCTGTTGCAGGCAATGCAGGAACGCGAAGTGACTGTGGGGCGCGAAACCATGGACCTGCCAGATCCGTTCTTTACGATCGCCACGCAGAACCCGATCGAACAGGAAGGGACCTACCCACTGCCGGAAGCGCAGCTCGACCGATTCATGTTCAACATCATCATCGATTACCCTTCACTCGACGAAGAGGAAAAGATCTTGATGGCCACCACGCGACAAGAGAAAGTCGAAGTCCGTAAGGTGTTTTCCAGCCGAGCCATTCTCAACATTCAAAAGCTGGTCCAGTCGGTGGCCGTCAGCGAATATGTCATCAAGTACGTCGCTCGCCTGGTCCGTGCGACTCGCCCCCGCGATAGCGAAGCCCCTGAGTTCATCAAAGAACTTGTCGACTGGGGAGCTGGCCCGCGTGCCGGACAAAACTTGATTAACGGCGGTAAAGCGATCGCCGCAATGGAAGGCCGTTTCTCCGTGGCAATTGAGGATGTCAAAAAGATCGCCATCCCTGTGCTGCGGCATCGTATCGGCACAAACTTCCAAGCTCAAGCGGAAGGGATGACCAACGTCGACGTCATCGAAAAGCTGCTGCAGGAAATTCCGGAACCCAAGATCGAAAAGTTTGAACGTTGA
- a CDS encoding glutamine amidotransferase, protein MSYWYLQPLGESYLLVGILVFALVALLVIRPQFQGLTTKRHWILTGLRFAVIMLIALTLLRPTWVRTIKETQSSLLVLMFDSSRSMSVPDAADGISRWDAQKQTLQRLAPELASLGDDVDVALYQFDENAQRLETVDGQVQLPSNPEGRFTDIGSSIAEVMQQNLGKKLAGVILLSDGAQRVYTPKVEMQQAARDLARLETPLHTVTYGKAIDPSQARDVAVETLADHYTVFVKNEVAIKSSIHIQGMANLPVPVQLIIEDSQGQKTIVETQEVTTPKVEETVDVTFRYTPQASGQFKVSVLVPDQEGELVTKNNVLSAYLNVLEGGLKILYLEGRTVDRPEQKWLRQVVAESADMELDFRWIDRRRRDLWPVNLTDEIKNGKYDVFIIGDVDSSALSPETLDLLAAQVEDGKGLIMLGGFHSFGAGGYQTTVMQNVLPVEMSRFDRQDFDAPIRTDMHIAGPITIVASENHFLSSLGTDEEGTPAFTAVPSLSGANKIVGPKRRGVTILESQSGQPLLVAGEYGLGRTLAFTADSTWRWVMAGKGSIHKRFWRQVVLWLARKDGLESRDVWVQLGQRRYVPGAPITFTAGANTQSGDPVQGATFETHLIAPDGTRSPIRTLPGDSVIEGSLNAGESMGDYTIEVVAKQNGTTLGTGLGRFFVYDQDLELSDPSARPSQLAALSAITKDVGGRTWTPEELPQLIEQIKNRPPETEVEVQTKWTWPESGRDSWINLMLIVGLLGWEWYLRKRWSMV, encoded by the coding sequence ATGTCGTACTGGTATTTGCAACCTTTGGGCGAGAGCTATCTCCTGGTGGGGATATTGGTCTTCGCGCTCGTTGCGCTGCTAGTCATTCGCCCGCAGTTCCAAGGACTGACGACCAAACGACACTGGATTCTCACCGGGCTACGTTTCGCCGTCATTATGCTGATCGCATTGACCCTGCTGCGGCCGACGTGGGTTCGTACCATCAAGGAAACACAGTCTTCACTGCTCGTCCTCATGTTCGACTCCAGTCGCAGCATGTCGGTCCCTGATGCGGCCGATGGGATATCTCGCTGGGATGCTCAAAAGCAAACTTTGCAACGGCTGGCTCCGGAATTGGCCAGCCTCGGAGACGACGTCGACGTGGCGCTGTATCAGTTCGACGAGAACGCCCAGCGACTGGAAACCGTCGACGGCCAAGTACAACTGCCGAGCAATCCTGAAGGGCGTTTCACCGATATCGGTTCGTCCATCGCCGAAGTGATGCAGCAGAACCTCGGCAAAAAGCTCGCTGGCGTCATCTTGCTTTCCGACGGAGCGCAGCGTGTCTACACGCCCAAAGTCGAGATGCAGCAAGCGGCAAGGGATCTCGCTCGACTGGAAACACCGCTCCATACCGTCACCTATGGCAAAGCGATCGATCCTTCGCAAGCTCGCGACGTTGCTGTGGAAACACTCGCCGATCATTACACGGTCTTTGTCAAAAACGAAGTAGCAATTAAGTCTTCGATTCATATCCAAGGAATGGCAAACCTGCCGGTGCCGGTTCAGTTGATCATCGAAGACTCACAGGGCCAAAAGACAATTGTAGAGACCCAGGAAGTCACAACGCCCAAAGTAGAAGAAACGGTCGACGTCACCTTCCGCTATACGCCACAGGCGTCTGGTCAATTTAAAGTGAGCGTGCTTGTTCCCGATCAAGAAGGCGAATTGGTCACTAAGAATAACGTTTTGAGTGCCTACCTCAACGTTCTCGAAGGTGGCCTAAAAATCCTCTACCTCGAAGGCCGTACGGTTGATCGCCCCGAACAAAAATGGTTGCGGCAAGTGGTCGCCGAATCGGCGGACATGGAACTCGACTTCCGCTGGATCGATCGACGTCGGCGAGATCTGTGGCCGGTGAATTTGACAGACGAGATCAAGAACGGCAAATACGATGTTTTTATTATTGGAGATGTAGACTCGTCCGCGCTTAGCCCGGAGACGCTCGATCTGCTGGCCGCTCAAGTCGAAGATGGCAAAGGGCTGATCATGCTCGGCGGTTTTCATTCATTCGGAGCTGGAGGCTACCAAACCACGGTCATGCAAAACGTGCTTCCCGTGGAAATGAGCCGTTTCGATCGCCAAGACTTCGACGCTCCGATTCGCACCGACATGCACATTGCCGGGCCTATCACCATTGTTGCCAGCGAAAACCACTTCCTTTCTTCGCTGGGGACCGATGAAGAAGGTACGCCTGCTTTCACGGCGGTGCCAAGTTTGTCAGGAGCCAACAAGATTGTCGGCCCCAAACGCCGAGGCGTGACCATCCTGGAATCGCAAAGCGGACAACCTCTTTTAGTCGCCGGCGAGTATGGTCTCGGTCGCACGCTTGCTTTCACTGCCGACAGCACGTGGCGCTGGGTGATGGCTGGTAAAGGAAGCATCCATAAACGATTCTGGCGGCAAGTCGTTCTTTGGTTGGCCAGAAAAGATGGACTTGAGTCGCGCGACGTCTGGGTCCAACTGGGACAACGCCGCTATGTTCCTGGCGCACCGATCACATTTACCGCTGGAGCCAACACGCAAAGTGGCGATCCTGTCCAAGGGGCGACGTTTGAAACCCATTTAATCGCTCCTGACGGGACGCGTTCGCCTATTCGTACCCTTCCCGGCGACAGCGTGATCGAGGGCTCTCTTAACGCTGGTGAATCGATGGGTGACTACACGATTGAAGTCGTCGCCAAACAAAACGGCACCACCTTGGGAACCGGGCTGGGACGTTTCTTTGTGTATGATCAAGATCTGGAATTGAGCGATCCATCTGCACGCCCTTCCCAGTTGGCCGCATTGTCGGCGATCACCAAGGACGTCGGCGGACGAACATGGACGCCCGAGGAACTTCCGCAGTTGATCGAGCAAATCAAAAACCGCCCGCCTGAAACGGAAGTCGAAGTTCAAACGAAATGGACATGGCCAGAATCAGGTCGCGACAGCTGGATTAACCTCATGCTGATCGTTGGTCTGCTGGGCTGGGAATGGTATCTGAGAAAACGCTGGAGCATGGTTTGA
- a CDS encoding RNA polymerase sigma factor, producing MEHPRRASCPPPSENRGETLETHFSGLHGELLGTLYHLLGNMEDANDALQETFIKCWRNREQLPEIENVRAWIFRIAVNTGRDMRMTAWRRKRQALGDEQAAVPSKEASPAQHAHRSEEMERLRIAVSELRDEEREVFLLRQNGDLTYEAIAETLSIPLGTVKTRMRMALSHLREHLAPKTSPRKNPL from the coding sequence GTGGAGCATCCGCGTCGCGCAAGCTGTCCCCCCCCTTCGGAAAACCGAGGGGAGACCTTGGAGACCCATTTTTCGGGTCTTCACGGGGAACTTTTGGGCACGCTGTACCACCTTTTGGGCAATATGGAGGACGCCAACGACGCCCTCCAAGAGACCTTCATCAAGTGTTGGCGAAACCGAGAACAATTACCCGAAATAGAGAATGTCCGGGCATGGATCTTCCGCATTGCCGTGAATACGGGTCGCGACATGCGGATGACGGCTTGGCGACGAAAACGTCAGGCCCTGGGGGACGAACAAGCCGCGGTCCCCAGCAAAGAGGCTTCCCCAGCCCAACATGCCCATAGGTCCGAAGAGATGGAACGTTTACGGATTGCCGTATCAGAGCTCCGTGACGAAGAACGGGAAGTGTTCCTGCTTCGTCAGAATGGAGACCTTACGTACGAAGCAATCGCAGAAACGCTTTCAATACCTCTCGGCACCGTCAAGACTCGTATGCGAATGGCCCTGTCGCACTTGCGTGAACACCTGGCCCCCAAGACATCCCCACGAAAGAATCCTTTGTAA
- the hemP gene encoding hemin uptake protein HemP, with translation MNTSQQDQQTQPSTPAQDNSPMMKRTISSEEIMAGEKEIWIQHGDSIYRLCETKSGKLILQK, from the coding sequence ATGAATACCTCGCAACAAGATCAACAAACTCAGCCGTCGACGCCTGCTCAAGACAATTCGCCCATGATGAAACGCACGATCTCGTCCGAAGAGATCATGGCTGGCGAGAAAGAGATTTGGATTCAGCATGGCGATTCCATCTATCGCCTATGCGAAACCAAGTCCGGCAAGCTCATTCTGCAAAAGTAG
- a CDS encoding BatA and WFA domain-containing protein: MQFANVGLLLGGLLVAVPVILHLVMRQQPKQLEFPALRFVRQRSVQNTRRLQLKHWVLLALRCLAVLALVIALARPGVASESLGRWVLSGSLGVILLIGAFVSAAAWLAGSSRMLAYILTGITALVGVGALVTALMAMSSSTGPIVGEQEAPVAAVIICDTSPRMLYRHQNQTRLEKAQELGMWLTSQLPEESEMAVLDQRTQSTIFAPDRGAARQALQRLEIAVGGKSLIELTENALEMLESNPLGRKEIYILTDLAAPAWDAADAQRLRTKLAEMPEIPLYVIDVGADEVSNVAIGDLVLSSESIPENQDVTLQAEVISDGGSQTKTIEMFVEEIDDKLPIVENGELIVPKATRRNRQTIELTDGEPRSVSFRLTNLNAGTHHGWIELVGDDGLTADDKRWFTINARAPWSLLVVESPNAISEDLVDALAPFSFRESGRAAFKIDVIKQNELSPTKLDEYQAVALLDPSPMPDATWQALSDYVSRGGGLMMVLGRAAIKADFNTEAAQTVLPGKISKQWRAGDREWYLQPREYQHSILSPFRGSGASVPWREFLVDRHWSFDEMDEDANTIIPFSNGIPALVEQRIGDGVVLTLTTPVSDPRDGAWNQLFNGLDAWPFFVLWNQMARYVVQGGDQHVNYTAGDVATVKTEAGDETETHLLFTPNGVDPQEVVPDAGTITIPFTSSLGTYRIRPLGGGQSTGFSVNLPPYATQTKKLTEEQLDEILGPGRYRLAKQQEQIVREQGKARLGVPLFPWLMLIVVIVFGLENVLANRFYRQSPSETS; this comes from the coding sequence ATGCAGTTTGCCAACGTCGGCCTGCTGCTGGGAGGCCTGCTTGTGGCCGTGCCGGTCATCCTGCATTTGGTGATGCGGCAGCAGCCGAAACAACTGGAGTTCCCTGCCCTGCGGTTCGTCCGGCAACGAAGCGTTCAAAACACGCGACGTTTGCAACTGAAGCATTGGGTATTGTTGGCACTACGCTGCTTGGCAGTGCTGGCATTGGTGATTGCACTAGCGCGACCTGGCGTGGCGTCAGAGTCGCTCGGCCGCTGGGTTCTCTCCGGTTCGCTCGGCGTGATCCTGCTGATCGGTGCTTTCGTTTCTGCCGCCGCATGGCTGGCCGGCAGCAGCCGCATGCTGGCCTACATCCTGACAGGGATCACGGCGTTGGTAGGCGTCGGAGCACTTGTCACCGCGCTGATGGCAATGTCCAGCAGCACCGGGCCAATAGTTGGCGAACAGGAAGCTCCTGTCGCAGCGGTAATCATCTGCGACACGTCCCCTCGCATGCTCTATCGCCACCAAAATCAAACACGACTTGAGAAAGCTCAAGAGCTTGGAATGTGGCTCACCTCGCAGTTGCCTGAGGAAAGCGAGATGGCGGTGCTTGATCAGCGAACCCAATCGACCATCTTCGCCCCTGATCGAGGAGCCGCACGCCAGGCCCTTCAGCGCCTTGAAATTGCTGTCGGCGGAAAGTCGCTCATCGAACTGACTGAAAACGCCTTGGAGATGCTCGAGAGCAATCCGCTCGGGAGGAAAGAGATCTACATCTTGACCGACCTCGCGGCTCCCGCATGGGATGCAGCAGATGCTCAACGACTGCGAACCAAATTGGCTGAGATGCCAGAGATCCCGCTTTACGTAATCGACGTCGGTGCGGATGAGGTTAGCAACGTCGCCATTGGAGACTTAGTCCTTTCTTCGGAAAGCATTCCTGAGAACCAAGATGTTACGCTTCAAGCCGAGGTGATCTCGGATGGTGGTAGCCAAACCAAGACGATCGAAATGTTTGTCGAAGAAATCGATGACAAGTTACCAATCGTTGAAAACGGCGAACTGATCGTCCCCAAGGCCACGCGGCGAAATCGTCAGACAATCGAACTGACCGACGGCGAGCCACGGAGCGTAAGTTTTCGCCTGACCAACTTGAATGCCGGAACGCATCATGGCTGGATCGAGTTGGTTGGTGACGATGGCTTGACTGCCGACGACAAACGATGGTTCACTATCAACGCGCGGGCCCCTTGGTCGCTTCTGGTAGTGGAATCGCCTAACGCTATCAGCGAAGACTTAGTCGATGCGCTCGCTCCATTCAGTTTTCGAGAGTCAGGCCGTGCGGCTTTCAAAATTGACGTCATCAAGCAGAACGAACTTTCTCCTACGAAACTGGACGAATATCAGGCCGTCGCACTACTGGACCCTTCTCCGATGCCGGATGCAACATGGCAAGCGTTGTCCGACTATGTCAGTCGCGGCGGAGGTTTGATGATGGTGCTGGGACGTGCGGCCATCAAAGCAGACTTCAACACCGAAGCGGCCCAAACGGTACTGCCTGGCAAGATCTCGAAACAATGGCGTGCCGGCGACCGCGAGTGGTATCTTCAGCCACGCGAGTACCAGCACTCGATTCTTTCTCCCTTTCGCGGAAGTGGTGCTTCGGTACCGTGGCGAGAGTTTCTCGTTGATCGTCATTGGTCATTCGATGAGATGGATGAGGATGCGAATACGATCATTCCTTTCAGCAACGGAATTCCTGCGTTGGTCGAACAGCGCATCGGCGATGGCGTTGTGCTGACACTTACCACCCCGGTTTCTGATCCTCGCGATGGAGCTTGGAATCAACTGTTCAACGGGCTCGATGCGTGGCCGTTCTTCGTGCTTTGGAATCAGATGGCCCGTTATGTTGTGCAAGGTGGTGACCAGCACGTCAACTATACCGCCGGCGATGTGGCGACCGTAAAGACGGAGGCTGGCGACGAAACAGAAACGCACTTGCTTTTCACACCCAATGGGGTCGACCCTCAGGAAGTCGTTCCCGATGCAGGGACCATCACGATTCCCTTTACCAGCAGCCTGGGAACCTATCGCATTCGACCGTTAGGCGGCGGCCAATCGACCGGGTTCAGCGTGAACCTTCCACCGTATGCCACGCAAACGAAGAAACTAACCGAAGAACAACTCGACGAAATCCTGGGGCCTGGCCGCTATCGCTTGGCCAAGCAGCAGGAACAAATCGTCCGCGAACAAGGCAAAGCCCGTCTCGGCGTGCCGCTGTTCCCTTGGCTGATGCTGATCGTAGTGATTGTCTTTGGCCTGGAAAACGTTTTGGCGAACCGTTTTTACCGACAATCCCCCAGCGAAACCTCGTAG